The Trueperaceae bacterium genome window below encodes:
- a CDS encoding DUF4328 domain-containing protein: protein MSATVRTRPRGFGLVANLAILLLILFTFITVVNVVAGFGELSLLLRVRAGAPVSSAEASGVDGTRSALAGIQTLAFLLCVPAVAAWAYLAKVGARAIGATDMAFSPFAAVAWFFVPVAYLWLPFRAMSETWRASQDPADWRAQPVPTLLKAWWACWLGYLATGRAVGLLLRDPVRVDDYVWGNLLAQANDVLAAAAAVLLVLVITGLTNRQDAWHDALQGSDVAPVRTAAAA, encoded by the coding sequence ATGTCCGCCACCGTACGCACTCGCCCGCGCGGCTTCGGCCTCGTCGCGAACCTAGCCATCCTGCTGCTGATCCTCTTCACCTTCATCACCGTGGTGAACGTGGTCGCCGGCTTCGGCGAGCTGTCCCTGCTGCTGCGCGTCAGGGCCGGTGCGCCGGTCTCGTCCGCCGAGGCCAGCGGCGTCGACGGCACGCGCTCCGCCCTCGCCGGCATCCAGACGCTCGCGTTCCTCCTCTGCGTGCCGGCGGTGGCCGCCTGGGCCTACCTGGCCAAGGTCGGCGCGAGGGCGATCGGCGCGACCGACATGGCGTTCTCGCCGTTCGCGGCCGTGGCCTGGTTCTTCGTGCCCGTCGCCTACCTGTGGCTGCCGTTCCGGGCGATGTCGGAGACCTGGCGCGCCAGCCAGGACCCCGCCGACTGGCGCGCCCAGCCCGTGCCGACCCTCCTGAAGGCCTGGTGGGCGTGCTGGCTGGGCTACCTGGCCACCGGTCGCGCCGTCGGGCTGCTCCTCCGGGACCCGGTCAGGGTCGACGACTACGTCTGGGGCAACCTGCTCGCCCAGGCCAACGACGTCCTCGCCGCCGCGGCGGCGGTGCTGCTCGTGCTCGTGATCACCGGCCTCACGAACCGCCAGGACGCCTGGCACGACGCGCTGCAGGGCAGCGACGTCGCGCCGGTACGCACGGCGGCC